Proteins encoded by one window of Pecten maximus chromosome 15, xPecMax1.1, whole genome shotgun sequence:
- the LOC117343619 gene encoding uncharacterized protein LOC117343619, with translation MSATKRQTDGQGSRTETVVSGSRESTSTPLFSGEGHSLVSEPQSPMEVGGATGGQSSIDWQFYFDTLAPELSEKLDELVILLEIKTGIFNNIKKEHQHQHEICFHLLWTWHKNSTKSGKNDSEKLKNLHQALKDIGLHILTQEEIPSRGNYQFTGEVISGTTSFKEDTEVLKVAKRTLSVSLRLGRFFGLKEEDIQRVVSNNRSDIAIQARYIIKACTNSDLLRTRQDLCNGLNYIQDTEMIDKMNKDWLC, from the exons ATGAGTGCAACCAAACGTCAAACTGATGGGCAGGGCTCGAGAACCGAAACAG TTGTGTCTGGAAGTCGAGAGAGTACTTCAACGCCATTGTTCTCAGGAGAGGGACACTCCTTGGTCTCCGAACCTCAATCACCTATGGAAG TTGGTGGCGCCACTGGAGGCCAGTCAAGTATAG ATTGGCAATTTTATTTCGACACATTAGCACCAGAATTATCGGAAAAACTAGATGAATTGGTAATCTTGTTGGAGATTAAAACTGGGATATTCAATAACATCAAAAAAGAACACCAACATCAGCATGAAATTTGCTTTCACTTGTTATGGACATGGCACAAGAACAGCACCAAATCTGGAAAGAATGATAGCGAGAAGCTGAAGAATTTACATCAGGCTTTGAAAGACATTGGGCTACATATTCTTACTCAGGAGGAAATTCCATCGAGGGGAAATTATCAATTTACCGGAGAAGTTATCAGCGGCACAACCTCTTTCAAGGAAGATACTGAAGTACTAAAAGTAGCCAAGAGGACTTTGAGCGTTTCTTTACGACTCGGGAGGTTTTTTGGATTGAAGGAAGAAGACATACAACGTGTTGTCAGCAACAACAGGTCAGATATCGCCATACAAGCACGGTACATTATCAAGGCTTGTACCAATAGCGATCTTCTGCGAACTCGTCAAGACCTCTGCAACGGACTTAACTATATACAGGATACCGAAATGATTGATAAAATGAACAAAGATTGGCTTTGTTAA